The genomic stretch GCAACACCAATTGATAACTCAATGCCATTTTCGTATTCGCAATATCTCCGTCGAATTGTGTAAAAATTCGACTCATATCATGATTATCGGAAAATATAAACATGTCTTTTGGACTTGCGTAATGAAAATCGTTTGCCAAACCTTCATAGATTTTTACCAAGCCTTTGTCCCAAGATTCTTTTTCGGTGAAGGCTTCTACCGTTTTGCGTTGCATGGCAAAATCCATCGTAGATTTCAGATTACTTTCGTAACCATCTTTATTTTTTGCGCCTTTTTGCCAATAACCAATGAGCAACGGATTGTAACTCCATTCTTCGCCAACAATGGAAAAATTAGGATATTCCGTCATAATTGCGCCTGCCCAATTGCTCATAAATTCCTTGTCAGGATATGGATAGGTATCTTGTCGAATACCGCTTAAACCAAGTGATTCAATCCACCAAATACTGTTTTGAATAATGTATGTTGCCATAAATGGATTTTGCTGATTCAAATCGGGCATGGATTCTACAAACCAACCATTTGCCATTCCTTTTTTGTCACTTTCAGAAGCATACATATCTTGATTGGAAGTTCGTCTGTGATTTGAAAAGGTTGTTTTTTCACCATTTTCAAATTCGGTTTGATAGTTTACCCAATTATTAAAAGGCAAATCTTTCATCCACCAATGTTCCAATCCGCAATGATTTGCCACTTGATCCATGATGAGTTTCATGCCACGCTCGTTAGACTTGTCTGCCAATTCTTTGTATTCCGTAAACGTTCCAAAACGTGGATCAACTTGGTAATAATCTGTAATTGCGTAGCCGTGATACGAACCGCGTTTCATATCGTTTGTAAGTAACGGACACGACCAAATTGCCGTAAAACCTAAATCATCTATATAGTTTAGATTGTTTGTAATTCCTTTGATATCGCCGCCGTGTCGCGCATAATCGTCTTTACGATTTACATTGGTTTCGAGTAAGTTTTTGAATGTGTCATTTTCGGGTTTCGCATTTGCAAAACGATCTGGAGTGATTAAGTAGATTGCATCCGAACTGTTGAATCCTTCAAACGCTTCCGCAGATTTTACTCGTTGCTTCAGTTCATATGTTTGTGTTAGCTTTTTGCCGTTTTTGAATTTAAATTCGATATTAAATTTTCCAGGTTTTATGTTTTTTGAAATATCTAAATCAATAAATAAGTAGTTTATACTTTCGCCTTTTGTTATTTTTTCAATGGTAATTCCTTCCTGTGAAATAGTTGCAGAAGCTTTTGAAATGTCAGGGTGTTTTACAAGAAGTTGCAGTTTGTTGTTTTTAAAACCTGTCCACCAATGTGGAGGTTCTATGCGCTCAATGTCGTTTTTTATTTCTGTTACTTCTGTAGATGAAATTTTGGTTGAGTCAATAGTTGTTTTGTCTTCTTTTGTGTTGCAAGAGAAGAGAAACGTAAGTAGTGTAACTAAGATGATTTTTTTCATCGAATTTTTATTAGATCATACATTTTCTTTTATAAGAGCATCTCGACTGCGCTCGATGTGACATGAAAATCAATTAAAGTGACGTTTCTGCATCGTCAGATCGAGTGGAAAATGTGATCACATTTTTAGTATCGAGATCCAATTTGGCACTCAATACTAATATCTAATTACTCACTACTGTTACAAGAAACACTTAGTTTCAAAGTACTTCTCGATACTAAATTTTTCCAAAATTTCACTCGAAGTGACGTTTCTGCTAGTTATAAACTCTTTACGTCAGATCGAGTGAAAAATGTGATCACATTTTTTGTATCGAGATCCAATTTGGCACTCAATACTAAAATCTCACTACTCACTACTATTTTCTAGTCCTGATTGCAGCGGCATCCTTTTTTTGTTTCGCCTTAAGGCAAAAAAAGATATAGCGGAAAGCAGGAAATAACTCCTTATTATTTTTAAGATACAGTGACCAAATTGTTTGGTGTAACTGCTACTTTTATTCCATCTACGAGAATGACTAAGTCGTTTCCCTTTTCGAGTTCGAACGTAGTTCCATCGTGTGTGACATTTATTTTGAGTATGTGATTTCTAAAGTTTACTTTGAATGAATATCCTTTCCATTGCCACGGAATTCGCGGTTCAAACGAAAGTGTATCATTTTTAATGCGCATTCCGCCAAATCCTTCTACAATACTCATCCAAGTTCCTGCCATGGACGTAATGTGTAAACCTTCTTCGACTTCTTTGTTGTAATCGTCCAAATCGAGTCGCGATGTTCTAAGATAGAACGTATACGCCATGTCCATTTTGTCCAATTTTGCTGCTTGAATGCTGTGAACACAAGGCGAAAGTGATGATTCGTGAACCGTAAATGGTTCGTAGAAATCGAAGTGCTTTTCGAGTTCTTGCGTGGTAAAATGATCTTCAAAGAAGTAGAAACCTTGTAGCGTATCTGCTTGTTTGATGTACGGTGAACGTAAGATGCGATCCCAACTCCATTTTTGATTGATTGGACGTTGTTTTTGGTCTAAATCGGCAACACTTACCAAGTCTTTGTCAAGGAAACCATCTTGTTGTAAGTACACGCCATATTCTTCGCTACGTGGAAAATACATGTTTTCCGCAACTTCCATCCACGAAGATATTTCTTGATCGGAGAGTCGCACTTTTTGCATGATTCGCTCGTAATCTGAAGCGTATTCTTGTTTTACTTTTTGAATGTTTTCTTGTGCAAATTTGATACACCATTGCGCAATATAGTTTGTGTACCAATTGTTATTGACGTTGTTTTCGTATTCGTTTGGACCTGTAACGCCGAGAATTACATATTTGTCTTTTGCTGTAGAAAATGTTGCTCTTTGATGCCAAAAACGCGCAATTCCGATCATGACTTCTAAGCCCATTTCTGGAATGTAACTGTAATCGCCAGTGTAACGCGTGTAGTTGAAAATGGCAAACGCAATGGCGCCATTTCGGTGAATTTCTTCAAAGGTAATTTCCCATTCGTTGTGACATTCTTCGCCATTCATCGTTACCATTGGATATAATGCCGCACCATTGTTAAACCCAAGTTTTTCAGCATTTTCAATGGCTTTTTCTAAGTGATTGTAACGATATTGTAATAAGTTCCGAGCTACTTGCTGATCTTTCGTTGTCATGTAAAACGGAATGCAATACGCTTCCGTGTCCCAATAGGTACTTCCGCCATATTTTTCGCCTGTGAATCCTTTTGGACCAATGTTGAGTCGAGAATCTTTTCCGAGATATGTTTGATTTAGTTGAAAGATATTGAACCGAATTCCTTGTTGCGCTTTTACATCACCTTCAATGGTAATGTCTGCCATTTCCCAAATTTTTGCCCACGCTTCTTTTTGATTTTGTAAAAGTGTATCAAATCCTAAAGAAGTTGCGTTTTGCAATGCTTTTTTAGCGGCAGCAATTAGTTCGTTTTTGTTATGATTTGAGCAAACTGTATATCCTCCATATTTGTAAATCGTGAATGTTTCATTTGGGTTGACTTCTTGCGAATAGTGAAATGCAATTTCTGTTGATTTTTCAGAAACATTCGTTGGTAAGTGTAACGATTCTCCATCGAGTTTTAATTCCGTTTGCATGAATGTACATGCGTGGAAATCTGTTTTCAACGTTTTTGCAACGATGAATGCTTGATTTCCAGCTGCTTTTATTTGAATGGTTTCCCAGAATTTTTCTTCCCAGTTGGTATCTTCGTTTTCGATTCCTGCATCTAAATACGGCAAATATTTTATAGTTGCATTATTATTAATTGGTTTGATGCTGTATGCAATTGCACCAACTTCGTCAATATCTAAACTTAGAAATCGTTTGGAAGCAACTTCTATTTGAATGTCGTTTTGTAAGGTTGTCGTAAACGTACGCTCGTACCAACCTTCTTTCATGTTGAGTTCGCGACGGAATTCTTCCACTTTTTTACAAGCGTTTAAATCTAAAACTTCATCGTTGATTGTGACTTTGATTCCGATCCAATTTGGCGCATTTAGTACTTTTGCAAAGTATTCAGGATAGCCATTTTTCCACCAACCAACTCTTGTTTTGTCTGGATAGTAAACGCCTGCAATGTAACTTCCTTGAAATGTTGCGCCAGTGTAGTTTTCTTCAAAATTAGCACGTTGTCCCATAGCGCCGTTTCCGATACTGAAGAGACTTTCGGACGATTTGACACTTTCGGGATCAAATCCTTCTTCGATGATGGACCAATTGTCTGGCTGTATATAATTCTGATTCATTTTTTTAAAGATGTGAGATATTAGATGTTAGAATTGAGATCGCTGTGCGTTCTTTTTTCTGTTATCTATTTATTAATTCGTCTATAAAACTAGTTTGTATTTCGGTAAAATCATTGAAGATATAATCTGCATGACCGAGTGTTTCTTTGGAACCAATTCCGATAGAAATCATTCCTGCGGCATTTGCGGCAGTTACGCCCGCAACAGCATCTTCAAATACAATACAATCCGATGGTTTTATGTTTAGTTGTTTTGCAGCAAGTAAGAATACTTCGGGATCGGGTTTTGCTTTGCTGACATTGTTTCCATCAGCAATGGCTTGAAAATTTTCGAATAGGTTTACCTTTTGTAAAATTGTCCGTGCGTTTTTACTTGCTGATCCGAGTGCAATTCCTTGCTGTTTTTCTTGTAAATAGTTGAGTATTTTTGGGACATCGGGAAGTATTTCTCCTTCGTCCATTTGTGCAATGTGCGATAAGTAGTTTTCGTTTTTCTCTGCCATGTATTTTTCAAACGCTTCTTCGGAGAGTGTTTTGTTTCCCCAACCGAGTATAATTTCTAGGGAACGGACTCTACTAACTCCTTTGAGTTGTTCGTTTTGTGTAAGCGTGATGTCAAAACCTAGTTCGTTGGCAAGTTGTTTCCACGATAGGTAATGGTATTTTGCAGTATCAACAATGACACCATCTAAATCGAATATAAATCCTTTTGTATTCATGATATGTTATGCTTCTTCTGTTTGGTAACTAATTGCGTTTTTGTCGGTAATTAAGAAATTACACAATCCAGCAATTATTAGACTGACTCCAGCTAAAACCATTGCATTGATTGCACCTTCGCCAAAAAGTCCTGAGATAAAGTTGATTCCGCCCAAAGCGGCAATAATTTGAGGAATTACAATGAACATATTGAAGATTCCCATGATAACGCCCATTTTCTTCGGATCAACCGCACTTGACAACATAGCATACGGCATGGAAAGAATACTTCCCCAAGCAAAACCTATAAGTGTGAAACTGATGAAAAGATAATCGGGAGAAGGAACAAAATACATAAAGATGAATCCGATTCCACCAAGAATTAAGGAAGCCATGTGAATAAATTTTCTGTTGATTCTTCTTCTAGATGTGTACAGAACCAATATTAATGCAAAAACCATAGACGATAATCCGTAGGTTCCCATGTAATAACCGACTAAGTTGGATGATTTTTGAAATTTATCATTATTCGTCCAATACCATACTTTTTGATCTTGAAAAGAACTCGCATTGCTTTCTAAGTATGTTAATTTTTCAGCTTCACCTTTTAAAGAAGAGTACGTAGTTAAAATTTCTTTAGATACATCCGCATTAGCAATTAAAGTGTCTTTGATCGCATTTTTTACAAATATGCTGTCTTTTGCGGCAATTGCTAAGAAATCACGTGTATTTTGTTTTTTGAAAGCATCATTTTTTTCCGCCTGTGCGTATACTTCTTCTGTTGGATTAGGATTTTTGAATACATGCTCCGTTAACGCAGGATTTGCCATACTCCACATCGTAAAGAAAGCAAACCAACTAAAAAATTGAATGACACCTAAACGTTTCATTGTTGTTGGCATGCTACCAATATTTTCAATAATATCTGGAATGAATCTGTTTTTTTGTTTTTTCTCTCTTTCAAATTCTTCCATGTCTTCCGGAGGATATTCTGAGGTCGTAAAAATGGTATATAATATACTAACTAAGAATATGAAGGCTCCAATAGCAAACGCTACTTTTACGGACATAGGAACAACTCCTGTTGCGGCGGCATCACTGACACCAAGTTCGGAAATCATCCAAGGTAAGTTACTCGCAACCCAAGTTCCAATACCAATGATAAGTGTTTGCACAACAAAACCATACGATCGTTGTGATTCAGGTAATTTATCAGCTACTAATGCTCTAAATGGTTCCATTGAAACATTAATAGAAGCATCAAGAATCCAAAGGAAACCTGCTGCCATCCATAATGTTGGCGAATGTGGCACAAAGAACAACGCGAGCGAACTCAAAATGGCTCCAATAAGGAAATAAGGTCTTCTTCTTCCTAATCTGGAATGCCAAGTGCGATCACTGAGATATCCAATAATTGGTTGTACAATTAAGCCTGTTAAAGGAGCAGCAATCCATAACATTGGAATGTCGTCTTTAGCAGCACCGAGAGTTTGAAATATTCTAGACATGAATCCGCCTTGTAAGGCAAACCCAAATTGTATTCCTAAGAAACCGAAACTCATGTTCCAAATTTCCCAAAAACTTAACGTACGCTTTTTCATTATCGTAAAGTAATTAGTTAGTACTACGATAAGCGCTATGACTTATCAAAACTTACTTTTATTTTGAGAGATAAAAATATAAGTCTTGATTTTTATGCTGTAAATATAATAGTTTTTTTGAAACGGATGCCATTAAATTGAGAATCTGGTAAAAATTTCCTTTAAAAAATTAATAATTTGATACCTGAAAATTACCAAATTATCGTGTAGTATCTCGCTCTATTAATGTGGTGTTTATGACTTCCGTATGGTATTTATCTTCTTCTACGAGTTCTTCTAATTTGTCGATTAACATGTTAGCAGATTTTTCGCCCATTTCAACGCCATGTTGACTTATAGTGCTTAATGAAGGAATGGAATGTTTTGATAAAACGCCATCTGTAAAGGCAATAATTGAGATATCATCAGGGATTTTATAGCCTTTGTTCAACGCTATTTTCATTGCGGTAATTGCGTAGAGTTCGTTTACGGCAAAAATTCCGTCAATAGATTTTTCTTTTTCAAGCAATGCAGAAATTTCTTTTTCCAACATTTCAATTTCTACATCTTTGTCTTCATTTTCTTCTACTTTGATTATTAAAGAAGATTTTGGAGATATTTTATGTTCTTCTAATGCTTCTAAATAGCCTTGTGTCCTCAGTTTCCCGACGTTTACATAATCTTTTGTAGTGATAAGCGCGATGTTTTTGCAACCAGTTTCAATCAGTTTTGCGACTGCTTTTTTGGAACCGAGTTTGTCATCGACCACAACTTTATCACAGGCAATTTCGTTCACAACTCTATCAAACATTACAATTGGCATTCCTTGATTGATGGTTTCATAAAAGTGATGATAATCTTGTAAAAGCAAGGTTTCTTTGGCAACCGACAAGATAAATCCGTCAATACTTCCGTTGGCAAGCATTTCAATGTTAATTACTTCTTTGTTAAAAGATTCGTTAGACAATCCAATAATTACATTGTAACCTCTACTGTTGGCTACTTTTTCAATACCACTTATGACTTTAGAGAAAAAGTGATGTACAATTTCAGGAATAATAATTCCAATTGTTTTTGTACACTTATTTTTCAGGCTTAGCGCGATATTATTTGGACGGTAATTATAGAGTTTTGCAAAAGCCTGAACTTTGGTTCTAGTGTCCAAACTTATTTCTTTACTATTTCGCAATGCTTTCGAAACCGTTGAGACAGAAACATCTAATTCGCGTGCAATTTGTTTAAGAGTTACTTTTCGTTTCATAAAGGTTCAATTATAAGATCAATAATTAAGACTGCAAATTTATTTTTTTTGTTAAAAATACAGTGTTTTAATTAGATAAAACTCAATGTTTATAAAAGTTGTCAACACGAAAACGTTTGCGTAAAATCAAAAGTTGTTACTATATTTTGATTTGCTTAAAATTTACATAGTTTTATCATCGAGAGGTAAAAATATAAAGTATTTAAATTAAAAAGATTACGTAAATTAACAACAGATTGTTATAAAATGTTTAAAAAACACGTGATTTTTACGACAATTTTGAAAACGAAAAATTAAACAAATGAAGAAAATGCAAAAATTTATTTTGTTTTTGGCTTTTTTGATTCCACTTGGAATGCTTGCCCAAACAAATGTGACAGGTGTTGTTACTGAAAAATCAACAGGAACTCCATTGTTAGGAGTGAATGTGATTATTAAGGGAACAGCCACTGGAGCCACAACCGACTTTGACGGGAAATACCAGTTAAAGGTTGACAATGGACAAACGATGGTGTTTACCTATGTAGGCTATAAAAGTCAAGAGATTTTATATAGTGGACAAGCTAGTGTGAATGTAGCACTAGATGAAGACGCATCTACACTTGATGAAGTTATCGTCGTTGGATACGGTTCTGCCGTAAAGAAAGACGTAACAGGTTCGGTAGAATCCGTAACATCAGATGACTTTAATAGTGGAGCTATTGTATCGCCAGAACAATTAATTTCGGGTAAAACTGCCGGAGTACAAGTAACGCCACCAAGTGGAGCGCCAGGTTCTGGTTCTGCCATTAAGATTAGAGGTGGAGTTTCTTCGTTATCTGCAAGTTCAAGTCCGTTAATTGTGGTTGATGGAGTTCCATTAGATCAAGGAAATAGCGGATTAAACTACATCAACGCAAACGATATTGAATCATTTACAGTATTAAAAGATGCTTCTGCAGCTTCTATTTATGGTTCGAGAGCAACTGGTGGAGTTATTTTAATTACTACAAAGACAGGAAAATCAGGTCAGCCAATTAACATTAATGTAAATCATTATACGTCTGTTGGAAACAATTTTAATGAAGTTGATGTATTATCAGCTACACAATTTAGAGATTTGGTAAATGCAAACGGAAACGTAGGTCAAATTTCTCAATTAGGAAATACAGCTACTGATTGGCAAGACGAGATTTACAGAGGTTCATTAACTGCCGATACAAACGTAACGGTTTCTGGCGGATTTGATAATTCTAATTATAGAGCTTCTATCGGATATGTAACGCAAGAAGGAACCTTAAGAAATTCTAAAGTAGGTCGTTGGACAGGTTCTGTAAAGTTCATTCAACGTTTATTAGATGATGATTTAAAAATTGAAGTAAATGCATTAGGTGCTTTAATTGAAGATACATTTGCAAACACAGGTGCCATTGGCGCAGCCGTTTCTTTTGATCCGACACAATCTATATTTGACCCAACAAGTCCTTTTGGTGGCTACACGGAAAATGTAAATAATGATGGAACTATAAACACGATTGCTGTTCGAAATCCTATCGGTTTGTTAGAACAAAATAGCAACGTTGCTGATAGTAAAAGAAGCACAGGAAGTTTAAAAATTGACTACACATTACCTTTCTTCAGAGATATCAAACTAACCGCAATTGGTGGTTATGACTATTTTGAAGTAGAAGGAAACACAAGTATTCCTGCGGAAGCAGCTTCCAACGTTAACCAACAAGGTGTAACAAGTACGTACAATACATTAAATAGAAGTAAACTTTTAGATGTATATGCAAACTACAAGAAAAACTTTGAAAGTATCAAAACTACGGTAAATGTAACGGCAGGACATTCGTTTCAACGTTTTTACAGATCAAACGGTTCTTCAAGCACAACTGGTTTAGGAGAAACAAATTCAAACAGATTTATTGGAGAAAATTCATTAGAATCATATTTTGGACGATTGAACTTAGATTACGACGGAAGATATTTATTAACATTAAATATAAGAAATGATGCGTCATCTCGTTTAAATCCTTCAGATCGTTCTGAATATTTTGGTGGAGCTTCTTTTGGTTGGAATATTATTGATGAAGGTTTCATGAAAGATTCAAAAGTATTCTCACAATTAAAATTACGTGTTGGATACGGAGAAACTGGTCAGCAAGAAATTGGACAAGACTACGCATATCTTCCACGATATACAACAGGTGACGGACGCGTACAATATCAATTTGGATATAACACAGATGGATCGCCAAGATTTGTAACAACAATTCGTCCAGAAGAATATGACGAAAACTTAAAATGGGAACGTTCTAAAACATTCAACATTGGATTAGATTTCGGATTTTTCAACGACCGATTAACAGGTTCGGTAGAAGTGTACGAACGTAAAGTAGAAGATTTATTGAACTTTATTCCAGTTCCTGCAGGTACAAACTTATCAAACGCATTATTAACGAATGTTGGTAATTTAGAAAACCAAGGTTTGGAAGTTAGCTTAAATGCTACCATTGTTGAAAATGAAAATTTCTCATGGAACACAAACTTCAATATTTCTTTCTTTGAGAATGAAATTACAAAACTATTCTTAACAGATAACACAGATTCTCCAGGTGTTTTAACTGGTGGAATTTCAGGTGGAGTTGGAAATACGATTCAAATCAACTCGGTTGGTGATGAAGTAAACTCTTTCTACGTTTTCAAACAAATATATGATGCACAAGGCGCACCAATTGAAGGCGCATACGCAGATATTAATGGAGATAATGTTGTGGATCAAGATGACAGATACAGATACAAGAGTCCAAATGCTGATGCAGTCATAGGATTTTCATCGAACATGCAATACGGAAACTTTGATTTTAGCTTTACAATGAGAGCAAGCATCGGAAACTTTGCGTATAACAACGTCGCTTCTAACACTGGAAATGTTGCCGCGCTATTTGGAGCAAACTCAATCAACAACGTGAATTCATCAATTTTAGACACAGGATTCCAAAATCCGCAACTATTCTCTGATTATTACGTTCAAGATGCTTCATTCTTAAAATTAGATAACTTAACTTTCGGATATACAATTGATAACTTATTCAAAGATGCGAGAATGAGAGTATATGTAGCAGGACAAAATCTATTCACAATTACAGATTATGATGGATTAGATCCTGAAATCAGCGGCGGAATTGATAACAATTTCTACCCAAGATCAAGAAACATATTGATGGGCTTTAATTTGAACTTATAAAAAGTAATACCAAATACACACAATGATGAACACACTTAGAAAACAATCAAATCGTATAGGTATTGTACTATTACTACTAATGACGAGCATAGGATTTATATCTTGTGACAAGGAATTAGATTTAGAACCAGTAATAGAACAGACAGCAGCAAATGTCTTTGACGATCCTGCGGCATACGAACAATTTCTTGCAAGAATTTATGCAGGTTTTGTAGTGAGTGGACAACAAGGTCCCGCTGGAAATCCTGATATCTCAGGAATTGATGAAGGATTCTCAAACTATTTGAGACAATATTGGAAACACCAACAATTAACAACTGATGAAGCTTTAATTGCTTGGAATGATGGAACAATACATGATCTAAACTGGCAAACATGGACGCCAGCAAATGAATTCATTACAGCAATGTATAACAGAATTTATTATCAAATTTCTATATCAAATGAATTCTTAAGAGCAACCGCAGACGTTCCAGAATCTGAATTTTTAACAGCAGCATACAAAGCTGAGGTTCGTTTCTTAAGAGCTATGAGTTACTGGCACGCCATTGATATGTTCGGAAATGTTCCGTTTGTAACAGATGCAGATCCAGTTGGCGCATTTTTGCCTCCACAAGGAAGCAGACAAGAAGTATACGACTTTATCATTGCTGAATTAACAGAAATTGAACCAATGATGATCGATGCGCGCCAAAATGCATACGGACGCGCTGACAAAGCTGCACTTTGGATGTTATTAGCAAAAATTTACTTAAATGCGGAAGTGTACACAGGAACTGACCAAAGCGCACAAGCAATTCCGTATTTAGAAAATGTTATTGGAGCTGGTTATGTATTACATGATAACTATGACGAATTATTCTTGGCAGATAATGATACCAATGGAGCTCAAAATGAATTTATCTTTACATTTAATTCTGATGGATTAAATACACAAGGATTTGGAGCAATGACATTCTTAGTACATGCACCTGTAGGTGGAAACATGAGCGCAGCAAACTTCGGAATCAACGGAGGTTGGGGCGGAATTAGAACCACAAGTACTTTTGTAAACAAATTCTCAGCTTCGGAATTAATAGTTGACCAAAGAGCAAACTTCTTCACAGACGGACAAAATTTAGAAATTGAAGATGTATACAACTTTAACGATGGTTATGCTGTAGAAAAATTCAAAAATGTAACAAGTAATGGTGCTCCAGGATCAGACAGTTCAGGAGACTTTATTGATACTGATTTCCCTGTTTTCAGATTAGCAGATGCGTATTTAATGTATGCAGAAGCTGTAAAAAGAAGCGGAACTGGCGATCAAGGATTGGCTGTACAATACGTAAACTTAGTACGATTACGTTCTAGCGCAAACCCAATTGGAGGTTTTTCAGATATTACAGATACATTCTTATTAGCAGAACGCTCAAAAGAATTGCATTGGGAAGCACACAGAAGAACAGACTTAATTCGTTTCGGACAATTCTCAGACCAAGGTGTTTGGCCTTGGAAAGGAAACGTTGAAGGCGGAACAACAACAGCAGCTTATAGAGACTTATTCCCAATACCAGCTACGGATATTACCGCAAACCCTAACTTAACTCAAAACTCAGGTTACTAAAAAAAATTGAAATGAAAAAACTAAATAAAATATCAACAGGCTTATTAGCAGTAGTCGCGTTCGTTGGATTCAACGCATGTAGTGAGGATGATAACTTAATCATTGCTTCTGCGAAAGGCGGACCACAAATAGTAACTCCAGCATCAGGAACAGCAATTGTTTTAAGTGCTGCAAACGAACAAAACTTAGCAACTACGCTTGTTTGGAACGATGCAGATTATGACGCAAGTGTTGCCATTAACTATGAAGTACAACTTGCTTTAGCAGGAACAGAATTTGCTGCACCAATTGCAGGCGGATCAACTACGGAACGTTTTGTTTCTTGGACAAACCAACAACTAAACGATGTTTCTATCGCAGCAGGATTAAATCCGTTTGT from Kordia antarctica encodes the following:
- a CDS encoding SusC/RagA family TonB-linked outer membrane protein, whose amino-acid sequence is MQKFILFLAFLIPLGMLAQTNVTGVVTEKSTGTPLLGVNVIIKGTATGATTDFDGKYQLKVDNGQTMVFTYVGYKSQEILYSGQASVNVALDEDASTLDEVIVVGYGSAVKKDVTGSVESVTSDDFNSGAIVSPEQLISGKTAGVQVTPPSGAPGSGSAIKIRGGVSSLSASSSPLIVVDGVPLDQGNSGLNYINANDIESFTVLKDASAASIYGSRATGGVILITTKTGKSGQPININVNHYTSVGNNFNEVDVLSATQFRDLVNANGNVGQISQLGNTATDWQDEIYRGSLTADTNVTVSGGFDNSNYRASIGYVTQEGTLRNSKVGRWTGSVKFIQRLLDDDLKIEVNALGALIEDTFANTGAIGAAVSFDPTQSIFDPTSPFGGYTENVNNDGTINTIAVRNPIGLLEQNSNVADSKRSTGSLKIDYTLPFFRDIKLTAIGGYDYFEVEGNTSIPAEAASNVNQQGVTSTYNTLNRSKLLDVYANYKKNFESIKTTVNVTAGHSFQRFYRSNGSSSTTGLGETNSNRFIGENSLESYFGRLNLDYDGRYLLTLNIRNDASSRLNPSDRSEYFGGASFGWNIIDEGFMKDSKVFSQLKLRVGYGETGQQEIGQDYAYLPRYTTGDGRVQYQFGYNTDGSPRFVTTIRPEEYDENLKWERSKTFNIGLDFGFFNDRLTGSVEVYERKVEDLLNFIPVPAGTNLSNALLTNVGNLENQGLEVSLNATIVENENFSWNTNFNISFFENEITKLFLTDNTDSPGVLTGGISGGVGNTIQINSVGDEVNSFYVFKQIYDAQGAPIEGAYADINGDNVVDQDDRYRYKSPNADAVIGFSSNMQYGNFDFSFTMRASIGNFAYNNVASNTGNVAALFGANSINNVNSSILDTGFQNPQLFSDYYVQDASFLKLDNLTFGYTIDNLFKDARMRVYVAGQNLFTITDYDGLDPEISGGIDNNFYPRSRNILMGFNLNL
- a CDS encoding RagB/SusD family nutrient uptake outer membrane protein — its product is MNTLRKQSNRIGIVLLLLMTSIGFISCDKELDLEPVIEQTAANVFDDPAAYEQFLARIYAGFVVSGQQGPAGNPDISGIDEGFSNYLRQYWKHQQLTTDEALIAWNDGTIHDLNWQTWTPANEFITAMYNRIYYQISISNEFLRATADVPESEFLTAAYKAEVRFLRAMSYWHAIDMFGNVPFVTDADPVGAFLPPQGSRQEVYDFIIAELTEIEPMMIDARQNAYGRADKAALWMLLAKIYLNAEVYTGTDQSAQAIPYLENVIGAGYVLHDNYDELFLADNDTNGAQNEFIFTFNSDGLNTQGFGAMTFLVHAPVGGNMSAANFGINGGWGGIRTTSTFVNKFSASELIVDQRANFFTDGQNLEIEDVYNFNDGYAVEKFKNVTSNGAPGSDSSGDFIDTDFPVFRLADAYLMYAEAVKRSGTGDQGLAVQYVNLVRLRSSANPIGGFSDITDTFLLAERSKELHWEAHRRTDLIRFGQFSDQGVWPWKGNVEGGTTTAAYRDLFPIPATDITANPNLTQNSGY